The genomic region GAATGAGACGAGTGtttgctgtgtttggatccagtgtgAGATCACAGGCATCTGAACACAATAAGAGAGAAACATTTCAATAAATGAGACAAATCAACATCAAATCACGGAATGATTGTGTGTGGAGACCTACATTTGTGTAGTTCTGCTGTAATTCTGAACTCTCCACAATGATCCACActataaaacacaaacataattcacattcattttctaaaagtcagacaaaaatgaaaaagaaacacacacacaaactgttcTGTGACACAAacttagttcacacaaaaatgatcaatCATTTAGTCtgatgttgtttcaaacctgtataagtttcttctgtgaaacataaaagacaaaaaaaacaaagttttcaaaacaaaatataacttgggacactacagttaaaatgtCATGGacaatttcttttaaataattttgggACAATACCAGCAACATTTGTGAAATGGAGAGATCAAAATAGTCAGAAAATGGAGCAGAGAAAATCAAGTCTTGTATATGTATCTTTTAAAGACGGATCATCCTGCAAAATATGCCAGTATTTCTCCCCACCTTATTTATATTGAACGTTTTTGGTGCATATGTGGTAACAAGATTCTCCAATTATTGCTTACAAAAGTGTCAGAAATATCAGGGACAAACTAGTTAGAGCCTGTTCCCCAAAGAAGTCTATAACCTAGACTCTCGCAGGAACAATCCCTATTGGGAATTATAAATGTGGCAATAATTGCCAATATAcgaaaaatattaaacattctGAACATCccatctataaaaaaaaaatgatataaatattgAAAGCTTTATCACATGtaatatcaaaaatgtcatatatttaagcagctgcagtctgtaacttttttttggttaaaaatgatccaaaatcaattttttgagcaagtacataaccagccagtgttcaatcTCTCTAAACTGAACGAAAAAATTGTTTTTGctcaaaactaaataaaattaaaaaggatttgtttataataactgcacaagAGAGACTTGGTGTTGTTTTcaaataaaggaaaaaaaatatatattggtaTCGGCATCTGCTATTGGCCAAAATGTGTtgaaatacactatattgccaaaagtattgggacacccctccaaatcattgaattcaggagTTCCAATctcttccatggccacaggtgtataaaatcaagcacctaggcatgcatactgcttctacaaacatttgtgaaagaatgggtcgctctcaggagctcagtgaattcaagcgtggtaccgtgacaGGTTGctacctgtgcaataagtccattcgtgaaatttcctcactactaaatattccacggtcaactgttagtggtatcacaaaaaagtggaagcaattgggaacaacagcaactcaacCATGAAGTGGtaggaacacttcctataacaccagatgtactcgttacatcagaaaaagaatggcatctacgctaatattagtctttctgtttatcccgaggtttaccgtagtcaaccggatccgggccgtatccagctgagaccaaggaccggtgccataacacgaccacaacgcagccctgaggtatcagcagagatcgagtcaactagatcatcgaTTGTGAAGActtcatcaacacgacagccagtgccacagttcctcaactgACCGCCCAtcccggcgtgatgaatacgatcctcaactggacacgaccacaacgcagccctgaagtatcagcagagagcgagtcaactggatcatccattgtgaaggcctcatcgacacgacagccagtagcacagttcctcaacagaccgtccatactggcgtgatgaatacgatcctcaactggatggaactgaaataaatactttgattgctgcgatcctatcagacttatgatagcaacctgattgtaacaaagcactgttcgccagaggagaactggccccccgactgagcctggtttctcccaaggttttttttttctccatcttaacacctatttgccacttgtttgccacctgatgtcacctgatggagtttgggttccttgccgctgttgcctttggcttgcttagttggggacacttgacatttgacttgacatttgatattcaatagtatttttgacatttattcaacagtgctttgatctgcctgcattgacactattatttaagagctgctgtgcagccaaattatgtaccagttatcaatgtaaagctgctttgacacaatctgcattgtaaaaagcgctatataaataaaggtgacttgacttgacttgacttgacgtaaaaatcacagagcggggtgaGCGCATGCTTAGGCAATAGACCCGATAGTAGCTACAGACCTGATAgtacacctttgggatgaattagagcggagactgtgagccaggccttctcatcaacatcactgcctgacctcacaaatgcgcctCTAGAAGAATGTcgaaaaattcccataaacacactcctaaaccttgtggaaagccttcccagaagagttgaggctgttataacTGCAAAAGGTGGGCCAACACCATATTAAACCCTAAGGATTAAGAATGTGATGTCATTCAAATTAATGTGCACATACAGGCAgtcgtcccaaaacttttgccAATATTGTGTATATGGGCATATCAGGTATCAGCAAAAATCCAATATCATGCATCCCTAGTGTTTAGTGATGAATGAAGAACAGAGAATTGAACTATTAGTCCTTCACTAAGACACAGTATATTTCACTTACCCGGTTGTGTGTGTATCACTGTTGTTTCTCACAGGAGGCTGTTTAAtgtcacacagacacactgagGATTTATAATAATCAACTCTAAATCCAGCATAGAGGGGTTCAGTGAATGTggtgttgaatgtgtgtaagtgtgtgagtgtgtgtgtgtcagagacggtgtagaaggacagagtccTGGCCGACacgtccacatacactcctactctAGTAGAAGATGAACGGTCGACAGGTATATAAGTGCCGTTTGTATTGTGACGGACATAGAAATTAGTATTAAAGCACTCCAGACTCCAGGATTTGTCATTGTATCCAAACATACAATCTTCAATCAATCCTTTCCTGCTGATTCctttatatgacactgatataacAGCACCTCTGCTCCATTcaacctcccagtaacagcgtccaggCAGACTCTCTCCACACAGAACCTGAAAATACtcatcaaatctctctggatgatcaggatatggCTGCTTTGTTCTCATCAGAGAGAATGAGTTCAGTGTgtgctgtgtttggatccagtgtgAGATCACAGGCCCCTGAACACAAGACGACAagaaatatttcattaaatgagacaaatcaacaacaaaacactATATGATTGCGAGTGTAGACCTACATTTTTGTGGTCCTGCTGTAATTCTGAACTCGCCACAATGATCCACACTATAAAAGAAACAAGATTCATATTAATTTTCTAAAGATCAGtcaaacaaagaaacacataCAAAATCTATTATGACACAAACTTTGTTCACAAAAAATTATCAATCATTTAGTCtgatgttgttccaaaactgttTGACTTTTTTGTGGAACATATAAgaccaaaaaaaattaaaaaccaaATTTAACATGGCACACTGCAGTTAAAATGTCATGGACAATTTCTTTCAACATCAATACCAGCGACACTTGTCCCGATGCGCcgatgggagtggcaagttttgcgCGTGATCTACTGTTGACATGCAAATGATAGAACACAGTCGCAGTCGAATCATTTACATtatgaccaacgcaatctaaTAAGAGCAGCACAAATGAGAGTTGGGCCAcaaataagcagagctgatgctcTCATCATGTGTGGGTCGACACAGGCGCAACTTGTTACATGTAATCTGACAAACATGTACACTTATATAATACCGTTTGTCAAACCATGCTGGCCTATATAtatacaacatcagcattgtgtgactgTTTAGTGTATATTAGCGCTACCTGTGGAtgtcaatttctgtagccactccgcagtctgaggtcttttgcttttgactacgggtgaatctcagTTGTCACTGATCATTGTCATTTGGAACATTGTGGTTTACAATCCGGCatcaaaatgatgtttaattattccagctgctgtgagaaaaggctataaatgatctgctaccagcagcatcctcacatgccatatagcctactagctgggacgcatactttctgtttctgtttacaGATGTGACATAGTGATGCAAAGATgaacggctgcatgctcgaattccccacagaaacccaccagtatcaattttaatataaaacattattacaagcttacagttgtgaatcgggctaaggtaagaaGATTGTTTTGAACAATGGCTATATTTGcgcaaaaattgattttggaatCATTTAAATTGTGAGCATCCACTGTAAGTAATGATGTTGGATGCATCAAAAGCTAAGGTTTAAGTTTAAAATGATACCCACTGTCAATGGTTGCTTAGTAATTtgattatgaatttttttaGCGGGGAGGGGGGAGGGGTGTCATGCCCGCGGTACACTTCGTGCttagggggttaataaaggccttttgatatgaagcgatgtatttttgtttaaaaaaatcaatttttaaaactttataaattcaaataactaggaGTATCATAAGCTTAGATGCCTCTCATGGTTCAAAGAAATAGGGCTgagcaacaaactcaagctcctcttctcttatattaaAATCCtatgacatttctctttaaaatttctccctttagacttctaatttctgaccggtgttttgttttgctttctcCTCTGCACCTCAGCTTTTGTCATTGTGTTCTGGTCAGAGTTACTGGTTGCTCaaacataatgaaaaaaaacagcaatactgtgaaatattattacagtttaaaataatggttttctattttaatatacattaaaatataatgtatttctgtgatatGCAAAGTGTCTAAACAttcatgttacctctatggcatttcatatacatcattaaaaagatctaagactcaagcttcacattttgacctcttttttactcttaaaatcttatagtGACCGTAATTTGTTAATATGCATCAGGAGTCATTACTTTTGACAAAACAACATCCATCTGGGTTTTGAGTTTAAAAGCATGctcatttggagaaatattgatggattctcatatgtttgtcataTGTTTGTCTCAtatattttctatacagaggagtaatatttattgtcatcactatgagcggtGGACACTCTGATGTACTgcgttttcaattcatacttgcagccagagggcactctgtgcacatttagtccacaaatgactCGTAATGAAGAACAGGCATACCATTTGACATTCCAgaaactaacagaggcttccaaaGATCGCTATAACCATggctataacatgcagatagaCACTTTTGAAGATAACAAATACACGATTGCAattatgtatacatgtattgcctcagaatttgtgtctgaatagtgcatgagctccgtgggcatggccgtatcagtggataatgagctgactcGCAAATGACTTTAATCAATCTCTTTTTTATTCAGACTACATAAACAGAATTTTTGAATGACTACATTCAAATGGGAGTAACCAACATATGATCAGATCACCTGAGGCagatcttaataccaggtgttaATAACCAGCCCTCTTATTGACCCACATACTTGAGTATCTGCAGTGAGCAATCCTTCAATTTGTCAGagagcagcttcactcctgaatctcctgggtgattgtagcttagatccagctctctcaggtgtgaggggtttgaactcagagctgaagacacaaaaccacagccttcctctgtcaccatacagccagacaacctacagacacacaccaacacacacacacagatcaccAACAAACGATATCAACATTATAATCTGCAGACTGTAAATAATTTCTCATGTGTTCTTAATACTTCAGTTTctgcagctgacagtttggactcttcagtccttcagaaataatcttcactcctgaatcctgcaggtcattgcTGCTCAGGTctagctctctcaggtgtgaggggtttgagcTCAAAGCTGAAGACATATAACCACAGCCTCCCTCTGTCATCATACAGCCAGACAACCTACAGACACAAACAGATCATCTAGAGACAGACATCAACATTAAGACCTGCAGACTGTAAATTATCTGTCATACGTTTGGGGCCCTGGCAAAGATTTGACATACCcattgtgcttttttcattgtttttatggcAAAAagattacactgtattcagcacaaactggGCTACAATATtatgtgagcaacatgtatgtacatgtttgtatttaggagaaaaaaaatgttatgttaGGAACGCTCCGATTTTTTGTCTCCGATACCGATACCTGGGTTTCAGTCAGTGATGTAGTCTAGTTTTTTGTAGTGAGTATACTGTGACTTTTCCCTCCCAGCCTCATACTTACCTGTCCCAGAGCGACACCCCATAAGCACCTCCGCACTCACTAATCTGATCTAGGCTATATGTAATTGAGAGACTTGAAAGTCTTTAATAGCCAATGACATTTACAGCTGAAGAGATTGGTTTTCTACTGTTTAGTATCAATCACCATCTAACTCAGCCACTTAAGATAGCCTTAGATGTCATTTGAATATGGTCCCTGGAACATATTTTATCAGCTGGCAAGATTCAATGCACATTTAAGAGTGAACGTTGCAACTATTTTTACcctctaaaaaaatgcttggttaaaaacaacccaagttgggttgaaaagtCTACCATCATAGTTATGCATTTCCGGCTGCTGCTTCTCTTGAACTACAGCAATTAAAGAGTGCCAAAACAGTATTTATGTTAAGTAAAATGGGTAAAATATGAAACTTGAGACTTGGATATTATTGGATGGTTATGTATCCTTGTGCTTTAAGTGGGTCTACGGAAATCCTTGAACATTCCTAGTGGATATACGGCATATACATGTGTATCACATAGACTACATCACTGGTTTCAGTATTGGCCGTTACAAGTATAACAAAACTGAATCATCTTAGATAGAGAGTTTCACCATGTTGACTGTTGTAACTGAACATGACATGCAGTTTGAATGCTTAATGGAGAATCACTGACAGAAACAGCGGAGGGAAGCATTTGCgtgaaccttcagaaaactaGTGCACAACatctttatggtgctttttaatgttttgtagGGTTTAACAATAgtatcaaatcaaatcaaagactGTGTGTAGAGCActtcataaaaacaacaattgtttaccaaagtgctgtacaagcataatcagaataaaataatttacacataaaaataaaaacattaaacaataaccaaatcataaaacataaaagcagCTCTCATTCTTAGTTAAACGCCAGAGTTTAAAAGTAGGTTTTAAGatttgctttaaaaacaaaGTGTTTGGGCCTGCCTAACATGTAGAGCAGGGGTGTCTAACCCTGCTCCTGGACAGCTACCGTTCTGCATATTTCAGagtctgcatttttttaaaagggttgataaaaacaacacaaaacatatataaaacTTAAAGCAGCAGAAATGTGCTGGTGCGTTTGTTGGTGCGTTAATACCTTAGTATGTGCAGCTGACAGTTTGGGCTTATCAGTCCATTAGAAATAATCTTCACTCCTaaatcctgcaggtcattgttactcagatccAGTTCTCTCAGGTATGAGGGGtttgaaatcaaaactgaagaCACAAAACCACAGCCTTTCTCTGTCATCATACAGCCAGACaacctacagacacacacagatcatTTACAGACACACATCCACATTATAATCGACAGACTATAAATAATCTCTCATATGTTCTTAATACCTCAGTGTGTGCAGCCGACAGTTTGGGCTTGTCAGTCCATCAGAAATatcttcactcctgaatcctgcagATCATTGTTACTCAGATCAATCTCTCTCAGACGTGATGGAtttgaactcagagctgaagacacataaccacagccttcctctgtcatcatacagccagacaacctacagacacacacagatcatctacagacacacattaACATTATGGCTGGCAGACTGTAAATAATCTCTCATATTTTTAATACCTCAGTATctgcagctgacagtttggactcttcagtacatcagagagcagcttcactcctgaatcctcCAGGTAATTGttactcagatccagctctctcaggacacAGTTTGAGGATTGAAGAGCTGATGTCATAATTTCACAATCCTGACCAGTGATATTACAGCCAGTAAGGCTAACAGAGATTAAATACAGCACAAGTTGGGGTTAATGGTTATTTTCCTTAAAGTGGCAATAGTGGCCCCTTAAAAACTATAAAGAAACTGGATGAGTAAATAATtgacaatacaaaaataaaatggtcaaatattgtgaaaatatgtGGTCAAATAGCATATAATCAACAATTTAGcacttacatttaaaaatgctcTCCACACTAGTGTTTTCCAAAAATTGTCTACACTGAATCttctaaaatgcttaaattCCTCAACAGTGCCTTATATTAGGGTTGGATAATTAATCGAAAAATAATCTAAACcaaaattcagaacctctaacaaACGTAGATTCCATCgtacattcatttacatgataaAGGATTCACAACCTAGGAAGCTAGGAGTAGATTGAGATGCAGGGTATGTGTGGGAAACACTGTGAATAGGTTGGTTGTGTTGCAAGTCTTGTTTTTCACTGTCCGGTGACATATTTTACAGATTGTTTTAATCTGCGCCTGGTTGCTTTTCAAATAACCAATGAGTTTGTTCTTTGACGTGAACGTTAAAAGCTGCAGGCTGATTGGCTGTTGTCGCATATTTCTGCTGTATGATTGGCTCTTATATTAATCCATATCGAGTAAAAATGCCTAGAGCTTATCATCATTATCAACATATTTTATCGTGATTCGATATTATACCATTTATAGGCACAGCCCTAACTGAGAGGAGCACAAACTCGTTGTCAaactgtcctgtgatttatcactaaagtagcttagaaactcaaaaggtattttagcatatatttttctacttttgaagtaactatttacaacccacagcttcaaaATTAATAGAGAGATGGTATGACTAATTCTCACATGCAATCGCTCTCATTAcatactggtactgtgctaatttatcatTATCTGATTTACAATAAGTAGAAATCCataagaaatgttacgaaccatagataaaataacagcTGAAAGTGTGCTGTTATGTCATATTACTCTTTCagtaggaaaaaatatcccacctttaatagtcaagcatatttacagAACAAATCCTgtaagtgaactatgagggaaaaaaaaggaaagaaacaaaataatcattcattaatcgtaatcgaggtaaaatgttcaattaaccAAGTTcctgtacagcagcagcagcaataatcaacagcagcaacaattcAGCAGCAGAGTGGCGAATCTATTCCatcaagaccaaatacattaacattgttaTATCCATTATCATGGATACAACTAAAAGTTGTCATgatagaaattatatatatatatatatatatatatatatatatatatatatatatatatatatatatatatatatatatatatatatatatataattgaaaaAGATATTAGATTCAATATTAATCATGATTTGTCAGTTGTTAATAATTAACACTCACAGAGCTTTTCTGCAGTTGATCAGAGCTGGTATCAGTCTTCTTCTACCCTCATCTGATGTGTTGTATTTCGTGGCGTCCAGTTCATCCAGAACCTCCTCTGACATCTGAATCATGTAGGAGATTGTTGAACACTGAGCAGGAGAGAGTTTCTCCTCTGAATATTTGTCTAATTTCACAAACTCCTGAATGTCTCTGGACAGAGTCTGATCTTTCATTTCcagcagacagagagacaggTTCATGGATGTATCGGCTGATAGATGATAACGATTCAATTTATCTTTGATCTTGCCTTTAATGTATTGTGTGGTTTTCCTGATGCTCTCTGAGctgttctctgtgtgtgtcagaAGATCCTGTAAGAGTCTCTGATTGGACTCCAGTGAGACGCCCAGCAGGAACCGCAGAAACAGATCCAGGTGTCCATTCTTACACCAGAGGGCTTCATCTACTGCTGATCTTAGTAGATCATCCAGAGAGGCTTGATTCAATATATAATATCTGAATTCATGCAGTGGCTCTTTGTTCTTGACCACATGTGAGTAAAACACATAGAAAGCAGCAAGAAACTCCTGGACACTCAGATGAATGAAGCTGTAGACTTTTCTCTGAAGAATCAAAGATTCCTCCTTAAAGATCTCAGTGCAAATCCCAGAATACACTGAGGCGTCAGTGACATCTATGCCACTCTCTCTCAGGTCCTCCTCATAGAACATCACATTGCCCTTCATCAGCTGTTTGAAAGCCACTTCAGCAAGTTTCACAATCACTTCTCTATTGGACTTGAGaagttcttttgtttttttctcttcatACTTCTGATTCCTCATGTTGATCTGAATCAGCAGGAAGTGGATGTACATTTCTGTCAGAGTTTGAGGGATTGCTGCACTCAGATCTTCTTTCAGGAGCTTCTGAAGCACAGTggatgagatccagcagaagacgggtatgtggcacatgatgtggaggcttcttgctcttctgatgtgtgagatgattctgctggcttgatgctcatcactgattctcttcctgaaatattcctccTTCTGAGGCTCATTGAATCCCTGAATCTCTGTCAGACGGTTGATGTATTTGGAggggatctgattggctgctgctggtctggaggtgatccagatgagagcattGGGAAGCAGATCTCCTTTCATGAGGTTTGACATCAACACACCCACTGATGAAGTCTCATTCACACCAGAAACTTTCTGAGCATCTGAAAATTCATCTGAAAACTCTGTGATTCTGctttcatccagaccatcaaagatgaacacaactttacTCTCCTCATAAATCTTTGAGTCCAGATCTTGAAGTTCAGGATGAAAGTCCAGCAGAAGTCTGTGAAGACTGTACTGATGATCTTGGATCAAGTTCAGCTCTCGAAATGGAAGCACAAACATGAAATCTACATCCTGATTGTCTTTTCCCTCGGCCCAGTCAagaatgaacttctgcacagagacggTTTTTCCAATTCCAGCGATGCCTTTAGTTAGAACAGTCTTGATTTGGTCTTTCTCCTCATATCCTGGTTCAGGTGAGGctttaaagatgtcattgcagtAGATTGGAGTTTCTTGTGAGTGTTGTGTTCTGGCTtttttctccatctgtaaaacctcatgttcttcattcactccttcactctctccctctatgatgtagagctgtgtgtagatcctgttcaggagggtttcattCTCCTTGAGTTTCAGTCCCTCAAATAATCTCTCATACTTGTTCTTCATGCTGGTTTTGTGTCGGTCTTTGACTCTCTGTAGTTCATCAATTACTGATTGAGGAGAATCATGGTCTCCAGTCTGATCATCTCCATACACAGTGctgaggggaaaaaacagatggtaaaaaaatgtaaatcattACAGATAGAAgttttgtatttttcatatatttgatGTCTTATATCTTGATTTAGAGATCAAAGTTCATTTTTCATCATTGAAATTGTCCATAGATTTGAGGTAGCTATAATTTAATCATCCACTAGCTACATGTTCACACTCACattgggtcagaggtcactggtTCATCACTGAGATCAGGAGAATGATGCAGTGATTTGTCACTCTTCAGGAACACACAGCTGGGCTCTGGAGATGAAGCTCTCTGACTCCCTCTGCTGGAGATACAAAGAAAACATACATCAGTAACTCAGCCAGAACACTGCAGTCAGTTGAGTGCTTTGATATGCAGTTGTAGCAGGAAAAAAAAGGTCCTTGAtgttgtgaactaaatgtacaGAGGACATCACCCTTTCAAACCCTTTCGACTTTAAAGACATGAACAGAAACTCATCAGGCACATGCACTGAACTATTTCAGAAATCAGTTTGAGTTGGTGCTGGCATTATTAGTGATAATGATGCATATGACAGCACACGATGCAGTTTTTACCCCCTGGGATCAGCAGAAGCGCCATTACTTGCATTTTTTTCCTGATAATggtgaaaagaaattaaaatactcattttttgtca from Megalobrama amblycephala isolate DHTTF-2021 linkage group LG7, ASM1881202v1, whole genome shotgun sequence harbors:
- the LOC125271057 gene encoding LOW QUALITY PROTEIN: NACHT, LRR and PYD domains-containing protein 12-like (The sequence of the model RefSeq protein was modified relative to this genomic sequence to represent the inferred CDS: inserted 1 base in 1 codon) encodes the protein MMQETPRSSSPEPNCVSLKSDKPLHHPPDLSDEAVTSDPSRGSQRASSPEPSCVFLKSDKSLHHSPDLSDEPVTSDPITVYGDDQTGDHDSPQSVIDELQRVKDRHKTSMKNKYERLFEGLKLKENETLLNRIYTQLYIIEGESEGVNEEHEVLQMEKKARTQHSQETPIYCNDIFKASPEPGYEEKDQIKTVLTKGIAGIGKTVSVQKFILDWAEGKDNQDVDFMFVLPFRELNLIQDHQYSLHRLLLDFHPELQDLDSKIYEESKVVFIFDGLDESRITEFSDEFSDAQKVSGVNETSSVGVLMSNLMKGDLLPNALIWITSRPAAANQIPSKYINRLTEIQGFNEPQKEEYFRKRISDEHQASRIISHIRRARSLHIMCHIPVFCWISSTVLQKLLKEDLSAAIPQTLTEMYIHFLLIQINMRNQKYEEKKTKELLKSNREVIVKLAEVAFKQLMKGNVMFYEEDLRESGIDVTDASVYSGICTEIFKEESLILQRKVYSFIHLSVQEFLAAFYVFYSHVVKNKEPLHEFRYYILNQASLDDLLRSAVDEALWCKNGHLDLFLRFLLGVSLESNQRLLQDLLTHTENSSESIRKTTQYIKGKIKDKLNRYHLSADTSMNLSLCLLEMKDQTLSRDIQEFVKLDKYSEEKLSPAQCSTISYMIQMSEEVLDELDATKYNTSDEGRRRLIPALINCRKALLTGCNITGQDCEIMTSALQSSNCVLRELDLSNNYLEDSGVKLLSDVLKSPNCQLQILRLSGCMMTEEGCGYVSSALSSNPSRLREIDLSNNDLQDSGVKXISDGLTSPNCRLHTLRLSGCMMTEKGCGFVSSVLISNPSYLRELDLSNNDLQDLGVKIISNGLISPNCQLHILRLSGCMMTEGGCGYMSSALSSNPSHLRELDLSSNDLQDSGVKIISEGLKSPNCQLQKLKLSGCMVTEEGCGFVSSALSSNPSHLRELDLSYNHPGDSGVKLLSDKLKDCSLQILNVDHCGEFRITAGPQKYACDLTLDPNTANTRLILSEENRKVTRVFQDQSYPDHPERFDVTPQVLCGESLTGRCYWEAEWSRGAEISVTYKRISRKGESEDCVFGYNDKSWSLECSNKSFSAHHNKNSTKIPVISSSSKRVGVYVDVLAGTLSFYSVSDTHTLTHLHTFNTTFTEPLYAGFGVHYYKSSVYLCDIKQHPLRNDSDTHTTRFSDSKPSGLNIHPLLNCQSCVHIADSDQWVQIEPSACTDGGSKFRVSTDPGRYECVRTRMRWVCDCDVTLQYCTVDGHFLNKELERLQCNRIGPVIDVTVISGKLEEVHLPHYACLGESDPSLKDAVKVLSVKDEGITTEPVQLTRFHAKIVQPSFSLKTLIISWIMQVDEHCDLLLYMHSKVPLILHVYFFPFDDCAKEKVEKEEKSSCPILHPRPDRPFRMKTPHILDISGALTIHPKEGITLRRETPPNYFKVTTRLENDLQMTLIREEDKEEVWTATILKDELDLINPKRDEPNLNSEAVQMSSNTPTGDSVDVTADTGASVNAPVLTRNTITGPVHINYILNPAVHNAATRINEDSATEDSKSEN